One Brassica napus cultivar Da-Ae chromosome C2, Da-Ae, whole genome shotgun sequence DNA window includes the following coding sequences:
- the LOC111206857 gene encoding eukaryotic translation initiation factor 4B1-like yields the protein MSKPWSGIGIGAWADEAERADEEQAAAAADVESFPSLKEAASNAKSKKKKMMMTLSEFTSGAYAAPGGRSSVGLTQQEILQLPTGPRQRSEDEMQQPGRLGGGFSSYGGRGPRDRDDSGGGRRPYGGGFDDERRGDQSRVSDFPQASRADEDDDWGKAKKLQSFDQGRHGRYSGLGGGGGGFSRADETDNWAAGKRQAPVRSSTFGSGYSDSNREPDRWSRGVALGGVQEERDKP from the exons ATGTCGAAACCCTGGAGCGGAATCGGAATCGGGGCGTGGGCGGACGAAGCGGAGCGTGCCGACGAAGAGCAAGCTGCGGCGGCGGCAGATGTTGAGAGTTTTCCGAGCTTGAAGGAGGCTGCGAGCAATGCCAagtctaagaagaagaagatgatgatgacttTGTCTGAGTTTACATCCGGTGCTTACGCGGCGCCTGGAGGTAGAAGCTCTGTTGGGTTGACGCAGCAAGAGATTCTCCAGTTGCCCACTGGTCCTAGGCAACGGTCTGAGGATGAAATGCAGCAGCCTGGACGGTTAGGCGGCGGTTTCTCTTCTTACGGAGGTCGTGGGCCTCGAGATCGAGATGATTCCGGTGGTGGTAGGAGACCTTATGGTGGTGGGTTTGATGATGAGAGGAGAGGGGATCAGTCTAGGGTTTCGGATTTTCCGCAAGCTTCGAGAGctgatgaggatgatgattgGGGCAAAGCGAAAAAGCTTCAATCTTTCGATCAGGGACGACATGGTCGTTATAGTGGTCTCGGAGGCGGTG GTGGTGGCTTCTCCAGAGCTGACGAGACCGATAATTGGGCGGCAGGTAAGAGGCAAGCTCCGGTACGGTCATCTACATTTGGGTCCGGTTACAGTGATTCAAACCGTGAACCTGACCGTTGGTCAAGAGGAGTAGCTTTAGGTGGTGTTCAGGAGGAACGTGATAAGCCCTGA